GGACGCCTACGACGAGAGCAACGACGTTCTGATCAACCCCATGATCTTCAAGCTCGAGCCGGGGCAGGAGCAGCTCATCCGGATCGGCCTGCGCCGGCCCCAGGCGAAGCCCAGGGAAGTGGCCTATCGGGTCTTCATCCAGGAGGTGCCACAGGAGACGAGGAGTCGGGAAAGGCGCATCGCGACCCTTCTGCGGATCAGCCTGCCGATCTTCGTCGCGCCGGTTGAGCCGGACGACTCGATCCTGGTCTGGCGTGTGGAGCCGAAGGCGGAAGACCAGCTCGTGCTCAGCGTCGAAAACGCCGGGAACCTGCATACCCAGATCTCGTCCTTTGCCCTGCTGCGGCAGGGCGGCGCGCCGCTGACCGAAGTCGACGGCCACACCTACGTGCTCGCGGGTCAGCGTCGCGAGTGGGTCCTGCCGCGGGTGGCGCTGGGAGACGACGCGGTGCTGACCCTGACCGCGGCGAGCGACAAAGGGCCGTTCACGACGGCGCTCAGGCTGGACGGCGCGACGCCGCTCGAAGCGGTGCAGCGTTAGGCGAGAGGGCGACCGGTCTTGCCGGGGGCGTAGACCAAGAATGACGTTGGCGGCCCGAAGGCGATGTCGGAAGTCAAGAAGTGGTATCTGGCGACCGTTCTGCTGTTGCTCGGCAGCGCGCCTCTC
This Kiloniellales bacterium DNA region includes the following protein-coding sequences:
- a CDS encoding molecular chaperone is translated as MLRLGAVLLCLASSCLAGSAAAGQLKVSPIRVDLSAGQPMSVINVGNTGRSASLIHVRVRAWHHRTGQDAYDESNDVLINPMIFKLEPGQEQLIRIGLRRPQAKPREVAYRVFIQEVPQETRSRERRIATLLRISLPIFVAPVEPDDSILVWRVEPKAEDQLVLSVENAGNLHTQISSFALLRQGGAPLTEVDGHTYVLAGQRREWVLPRVALGDDAVLTLTAASDKGPFTTALRLDGATPLEAVQR